In a single window of the Centropristis striata isolate RG_2023a ecotype Rhode Island chromosome 18, C.striata_1.0, whole genome shotgun sequence genome:
- the LOC131991423 gene encoding uncharacterized protein LOC131991423 isoform X42 translates to MWLLVLICTLTAVDGVPVHLTEETTGHATDNVTVTSMLDAPKPDTAAVGAVPLNDTQTMTAAAGNATVQSMLDAPKPDTAEGNATVTSMLDAPKPDTAEVGAVPLNDTQNMTPAAGNATVQSMLDAPKPDTAEVSAVPLNDTQNMTPAAGNTTVQSMLDAPKPDTAQVGAVPLNDTVRTPAAGNVTVQSMLDAPKPDPAEVSVVPLNDTVRTPAAGNATVQSMLDAPKPDTAEVSAIPLNDTQNMSAAAGNATVQSMLDAPKPDTAQVGAVPLNDTQNMTPAAGNATVQSMLDAPKPDTAEVSAVPLNDTQTRTPAAGNATVTSMLDAPKPDTAAVGAIPLNDTQTMTPAAGNATVQSMLDAPKPDTAEVGAIPLNDTQNMSPAAGNATVQSMLDAPKPDTAQVGAVPLNDTQNMSPAAGNATVQSMLDAPKPDTAEVGVVPLNDTHNVTSAAAGTAMLKPQTAEAETLEELQDDMIVQEGDILMPEDRNAVETLWADATVPYSIGYELADQEFNILSAFRMISDFTCIRFVPHTTELNYLQFVPRKGCASFVGCRGGAQKLYYSHTCSVGNLAHELIHALGLHHEHTRQDRDQFISVKWNNIIPKRKNNFKVQHGNTLNLPYDLDSITHYGPYFFSVDGSETMVSKYSGAHIGQRTHLSQLDIQRINRLYHCAERMRG, encoded by the exons ATGTGGCTTCTGGTCCTCATCTGCACCCTGACAG CTGTTGATGGTGTCCCAGTACATCTGACTGAGGAGACTACTGGTCATGCAACAG ataatgtTACAGTCACTTCTATGCTTGATGCACCGAAGCCAGACACTGCAGCAG TTGGTGCCGTTCCTTTAAATGATACCCAGACCATGACTGCTGCAGCAG GTAATGCTACAGTCCAGTCTATGCTTGATGCACCAAAGCCAGACACTGCAGAAG GTAATGCTACAGTCACTTCTATGCTTGACGCACCGAAGCCAGACACTGCAGAAG TTGGTGCCGTTCCTTTAAATGACACCCAGAACATGACTCCTGCAGCAG GTAATGCTACAGTCCAGTCGATGCTTGATGCACCAAAGCCAGACACTGCAGAAG TTAGTGCCGTTCCTTTAAATGACACCCAGAACATGACTCCTGCAGCAG GTAATACTACAGTCCAGTCTATGCTTGATGCACCGAAGCCAGACACTGCACAAG TTGGTGCCGTTCCTTTAAATGACACTGTGAGGACTCCTGCAGCAG GTAATGTTACAGTCCAGTCTATGCTTGATGCACCGAAGCCAGACCCTGCAGAAG TTAGTGTCGTTCCTTTAAATGACACTGTGAGGACTCCTGCAGCAG GTAATGCTACAGTCCAGTCGATGCTTGATGCACCAAAGCCAGACACTGCAGAAG TTAGTGCCATTCCTTTAAATGACACCCAGAACATGAGTGCTGCAGCAG GTAATGCTACAGTCCAGTCTATGCTTGATGCACCGAAGCCAGACACTGCACAAG TTGGTGCCGTTCCTTTAAATGACACCCAGAACATGACTCCTGCAGCAG GTAATGCTACAGTCCAGTCTATGCTTGATGCACCAAAGCCAGACACTGCAGAAG TTAGTGCTGTTCCTTTAAATGACACCCAGACCAGGACTCCTGCAGCAG GTAACGCTACAGTCACTTCTATGCTTGATGCACCGAAGCCAGACACTGCAGCAG TTGGTGCCATTCCCTTAAATGATACCCAGACCATGACTCCTGCAGCAG GTAATGCTACAGTCCAGTCTATGCTTGATGCACCAAAGCCAGACACTGCAGAAG TTGGTGCCATTCCTTTAAATGACACCCAGAACATGAGTCCTGCAGCAG GTAATGCTACAGTCCAGTCGATGCTTGATGCACCAAAGCCAGACACTGCACAAG TTGGTGCCGTTCCTTTAAATGATACCCAGAACATGAGTCCTGCAGCAG GTAATGCTACAGTCCAGTCTATGCTTGATGCACCGAAACCAGACACTGCAGAAG TTGGTGTCGTCCCTTTGAATGACACCCACAATGTGACGAGTGCTGCAGCAG GAACTGCAATGCTTAAGCCCCAGACAGCCGAGGCAGAAACACTAGAAG AGCTTCAAGATGACATGATTGTCCAAGAGGGAGACATTTTGATGCCG GAGGACAGGAACGCTGTGGAGACGCTGTGGGCCGACGCCACCGTCCCGTACTCCATCGGCTACGAGCtgg CGGATCAGGAGTTTAACATCCTCAGTGCCTTCAGGATGATCTCAGACTTCACCTGCATTCGCTTCGTACCGCACACCACAGAGCTCAACTACCTGCAGTTTGTCCCCAGAAAAGG CTGTGCGTCCTTTGTTGGTTGTCGAGGAGGAGCTCAGAAGTTGTACTACTCCCACACGTGTAGCGTTGGGAACCTTGCCCACGAGCTGATCCACGCTCTGGGGCTGCACCACGAACACACCCGGCAGGACAGAGACCAGTTCATCAGTGTGAAGTGGAACAACATCATACCAA agagaaaaaataacttcAAGGTGCAGCATGGAAACACTCTGAACCTGCCGTACGACCTCGACTCCATCACACACTACGGACC GTATTTCTTCAGTGTGGATGGCAGTGAGACGATGGTGTCTAAGTACAGCGGAGCTCACATCGGTCAGAGGACACACCTGAGCCAGCTGGACATCCAGAGAATCAACAGACTCTACCACTGTG CCGAGCGGATGAGAGGGTGA
- the LOC131991423 gene encoding helicase SRCAP-like isoform X39, which translates to MWLLVLICTLTAVDGVPVHLTEETTGHATDNVTVTSMLDAPKPDTAAVGAVPLNDTQTMTAAAGNATVQSMLDAPKPDTAEGNATVTSMLDAPKPDTAEVGAVPLNDTQNMTPAAGNATVQSMLDAPKPDTAEVSAVPLNDTQNMTPAAGNTTVQSMLDAPKPDTAQVGAVPLNDTVRTPAAGNVTVQSMLDAPKPDPAEVSVVPLNDTVRTPAAGNATVQSMLDAPKPDTAEVSAIPLNDTQNMSAAAGNATVQSMLDAPKPDTAQVGAVPLNDTQNMTPAAGNATVQSMLDAPKPDTAEVSAVPLNDTQTRTPAAGNATVTSMLDAPKPDTAAVGAIPFNDTQNMSPAAGNATVQSMLDAPKPDTAEVSAVPLNDTQNMTPAAGNATVQSMLDAPKPDTAQVGAVPLNDTQNMSPAAGNATVQSMLDAPKPDTAEVGVVPLNDTHNVTSAAAGTAMLKPQTAEAETLEELQDDMIVQEGDILMPEDRNAVETLWADATVPYSIGYELADQEFNILSAFRMISDFTCIRFVPHTTELNYLQFVPRKGCASFVGCRGGAQKLYYSHTCSVGNLAHELIHALGLHHEHTRQDRDQFISVKWNNIIPKRKNNFKVQHGNTLNLPYDLDSITHYGPYFFSVDGSETMVSKYSGAHIGQRTHLSQLDIQRINRLYHCAERMRG; encoded by the exons ATGTGGCTTCTGGTCCTCATCTGCACCCTGACAG CTGTTGATGGTGTCCCAGTACATCTGACTGAGGAGACTACTGGTCATGCAACAG ataatgtTACAGTCACTTCTATGCTTGATGCACCGAAGCCAGACACTGCAGCAG TTGGTGCCGTTCCTTTAAATGATACCCAGACCATGACTGCTGCAGCAG GTAATGCTACAGTCCAGTCTATGCTTGATGCACCAAAGCCAGACACTGCAGAAG GTAATGCTACAGTCACTTCTATGCTTGACGCACCGAAGCCAGACACTGCAGAAG TTGGTGCCGTTCCTTTAAATGACACCCAGAACATGACTCCTGCAGCAG GTAATGCTACAGTCCAGTCGATGCTTGATGCACCAAAGCCAGACACTGCAGAAG TTAGTGCCGTTCCTTTAAATGACACCCAGAACATGACTCCTGCAGCAG GTAATACTACAGTCCAGTCTATGCTTGATGCACCGAAGCCAGACACTGCACAAG TTGGTGCCGTTCCTTTAAATGACACTGTGAGGACTCCTGCAGCAG GTAATGTTACAGTCCAGTCTATGCTTGATGCACCGAAGCCAGACCCTGCAGAAG TTAGTGTCGTTCCTTTAAATGACACTGTGAGGACTCCTGCAGCAG GTAATGCTACAGTCCAGTCGATGCTTGATGCACCAAAGCCAGACACTGCAGAAG TTAGTGCCATTCCTTTAAATGACACCCAGAACATGAGTGCTGCAGCAG GTAATGCTACAGTCCAGTCTATGCTTGATGCACCGAAGCCAGACACTGCACAAG TTGGTGCCGTTCCTTTAAATGACACCCAGAACATGACTCCTGCAGCAG GTAATGCTACAGTCCAGTCTATGCTTGATGCACCAAAGCCAGACACTGCAGAAG TTAGTGCTGTTCCTTTAAATGACACCCAGACCAGGACTCCTGCAGCAG GTAACGCTACAGTCACTTCTATGCTTGATGCACCGAAGCCAGACACTGCAGCAG tTGGTGCCATTCCCTTTAATGACACCCAGAACATGAGTCCTGCAGCAG GTAATGCTACAGTCCAGTCTATGCTTGATGCACCGAAACCAGACACTGCAGAAG TTAGTGCCGTTCCTTTAAATGACACCCAGAACATGACTCCTGCAGCAG GTAATGCTACAGTCCAGTCGATGCTTGATGCACCAAAGCCAGACACTGCACAAG TTGGTGCCGTTCCTTTAAATGATACCCAGAACATGAGTCCTGCAGCAG GTAATGCTACAGTCCAGTCTATGCTTGATGCACCGAAACCAGACACTGCAGAAG TTGGTGTCGTCCCTTTGAATGACACCCACAATGTGACGAGTGCTGCAGCAG GAACTGCAATGCTTAAGCCCCAGACAGCCGAGGCAGAAACACTAGAAG AGCTTCAAGATGACATGATTGTCCAAGAGGGAGACATTTTGATGCCG GAGGACAGGAACGCTGTGGAGACGCTGTGGGCCGACGCCACCGTCCCGTACTCCATCGGCTACGAGCtgg CGGATCAGGAGTTTAACATCCTCAGTGCCTTCAGGATGATCTCAGACTTCACCTGCATTCGCTTCGTACCGCACACCACAGAGCTCAACTACCTGCAGTTTGTCCCCAGAAAAGG CTGTGCGTCCTTTGTTGGTTGTCGAGGAGGAGCTCAGAAGTTGTACTACTCCCACACGTGTAGCGTTGGGAACCTTGCCCACGAGCTGATCCACGCTCTGGGGCTGCACCACGAACACACCCGGCAGGACAGAGACCAGTTCATCAGTGTGAAGTGGAACAACATCATACCAA agagaaaaaataacttcAAGGTGCAGCATGGAAACACTCTGAACCTGCCGTACGACCTCGACTCCATCACACACTACGGACC GTATTTCTTCAGTGTGGATGGCAGTGAGACGATGGTGTCTAAGTACAGCGGAGCTCACATCGGTCAGAGGACACACCTGAGCCAGCTGGACATCCAGAGAATCAACAGACTCTACCACTGTG CCGAGCGGATGAGAGGGTGA
- the LOC131991423 gene encoding helicase SRCAP-like isoform X15, with the protein MWLLVLICTLTAVDGVPVHLTEETTGHATDNVTVTSMLDAPKPDTAAVGAVPLNDTQTMTAAAGNATVQSMLDAPKPDTAEGNATVTSMLDAPKPDTAEVGAVPLNDTQNMTPAAGNATVQSMLDAPKPDTAEVSAVPLNDTQNMTPAAGNTTVQSMLDAPKPDTAQVGAVPLNDTVRTPAAGNVTVQSMLDAPKPDPAEVSVVPLNDTVRTPAAGNATVQSMLDAPKPDTAEVSAIPLNDTQNMSAAAGNATVQSMLDAPKPDTAQVGAVPLNDTQNMTPAAGNATVQSMLDAPKPDTAEVSAVPLNDTQTRTPAAGNATVTSMLDAPKPDTAAVGAIPFNDTQNMSPAAGNATVQSMLDAPKPDTAEVSAVPLNDTQNMTPAAGNATVPSMLDAPKPDTAKVSAVPLNDTQNMSPAAGNATVQSMLDAPKPDPAEVSVVPLNDTVRTPAAGNATVQSMLDATKPDTAEVGAIPLNDTQTMTPAAGNATVQSMLDAPKPDTAEVGAVPLNDTQNMSPAAGNATVQSMLDAPKPDTAEVGVVPLNDTHNVTSAAAGTAMLKPQTAEAETLEELQDDMIVQEGDILMPEDRNAVETLWADATVPYSIGYELADQEFNILSAFRMISDFTCIRFVPHTTELNYLQFVPRKGCASFVGCRGGAQKLYYSHTCSVGNLAHELIHALGLHHEHTRQDRDQFISVKWNNIIPKRKNNFKVQHGNTLNLPYDLDSITHYGPYFFSVDGSETMVSKYSGAHIGQRTHLSQLDIQRINRLYHCAERMRG; encoded by the exons ATGTGGCTTCTGGTCCTCATCTGCACCCTGACAG CTGTTGATGGTGTCCCAGTACATCTGACTGAGGAGACTACTGGTCATGCAACAG ataatgtTACAGTCACTTCTATGCTTGATGCACCGAAGCCAGACACTGCAGCAG TTGGTGCCGTTCCTTTAAATGATACCCAGACCATGACTGCTGCAGCAG GTAATGCTACAGTCCAGTCTATGCTTGATGCACCAAAGCCAGACACTGCAGAAG GTAATGCTACAGTCACTTCTATGCTTGACGCACCGAAGCCAGACACTGCAGAAG TTGGTGCCGTTCCTTTAAATGACACCCAGAACATGACTCCTGCAGCAG GTAATGCTACAGTCCAGTCGATGCTTGATGCACCAAAGCCAGACACTGCAGAAG TTAGTGCCGTTCCTTTAAATGACACCCAGAACATGACTCCTGCAGCAG GTAATACTACAGTCCAGTCTATGCTTGATGCACCGAAGCCAGACACTGCACAAG TTGGTGCCGTTCCTTTAAATGACACTGTGAGGACTCCTGCAGCAG GTAATGTTACAGTCCAGTCTATGCTTGATGCACCGAAGCCAGACCCTGCAGAAG TTAGTGTCGTTCCTTTAAATGACACTGTGAGGACTCCTGCAGCAG GTAATGCTACAGTCCAGTCGATGCTTGATGCACCAAAGCCAGACACTGCAGAAG TTAGTGCCATTCCTTTAAATGACACCCAGAACATGAGTGCTGCAGCAG GTAATGCTACAGTCCAGTCTATGCTTGATGCACCGAAGCCAGACACTGCACAAG TTGGTGCCGTTCCTTTAAATGACACCCAGAACATGACTCCTGCAGCAG GTAATGCTACAGTCCAGTCTATGCTTGATGCACCAAAGCCAGACACTGCAGAAG TTAGTGCTGTTCCTTTAAATGACACCCAGACCAGGACTCCTGCAGCAG GTAACGCTACAGTCACTTCTATGCTTGATGCACCGAAGCCAGACACTGCAGCAG tTGGTGCCATTCCCTTTAATGACACCCAGAACATGAGTCCTGCAGCAG GTAATGCTACAGTCCAGTCTATGCTTGATGCACCGAAACCAGACACTGCAGAAG TTAGTGCCGTTCCTTTAAATGACACCCAGAACATGACTCCTGCAGCAG GTAATGCTACAGTCCCGTCGATGCTTGATGCACCAAAACCAGACACTGCAAAAG TTAGTGCCGTTCCTTTAAATGACACCCAGAACATGAGTCCTGCAGCAG GTAATGCTACAGTCCAGTCTATGCTTGATGCACCGAAGCCAGACCCTGCAGAAG TTAGTGTCGTTCCTTTAAATGACACTGTGAGGACTCCTGCAGCAG GTAATGCTACAGTCCAGTCAATGCTTGATGCAACGAAGCCAGACACTGCAGAAG TTGGTGCCATTCCCTTAAATGATACCCAGACCATGACTCCTGCAGCAG GTAATGCTACAGTCCAGTCTATGCTTGATGCACCAAAGCCAGACACTGCAGAAG TTGGTGCCGTTCCTTTAAATGATACCCAGAACATGAGTCCTGCAGCAG GTAATGCTACAGTCCAGTCTATGCTTGATGCACCGAAACCAGACACTGCAGAAG TTGGTGTCGTCCCTTTGAATGACACCCACAATGTGACGAGTGCTGCAGCAG GAACTGCAATGCTTAAGCCCCAGACAGCCGAGGCAGAAACACTAGAAG AGCTTCAAGATGACATGATTGTCCAAGAGGGAGACATTTTGATGCCG GAGGACAGGAACGCTGTGGAGACGCTGTGGGCCGACGCCACCGTCCCGTACTCCATCGGCTACGAGCtgg CGGATCAGGAGTTTAACATCCTCAGTGCCTTCAGGATGATCTCAGACTTCACCTGCATTCGCTTCGTACCGCACACCACAGAGCTCAACTACCTGCAGTTTGTCCCCAGAAAAGG CTGTGCGTCCTTTGTTGGTTGTCGAGGAGGAGCTCAGAAGTTGTACTACTCCCACACGTGTAGCGTTGGGAACCTTGCCCACGAGCTGATCCACGCTCTGGGGCTGCACCACGAACACACCCGGCAGGACAGAGACCAGTTCATCAGTGTGAAGTGGAACAACATCATACCAA agagaaaaaataacttcAAGGTGCAGCATGGAAACACTCTGAACCTGCCGTACGACCTCGACTCCATCACACACTACGGACC GTATTTCTTCAGTGTGGATGGCAGTGAGACGATGGTGTCTAAGTACAGCGGAGCTCACATCGGTCAGAGGACACACCTGAGCCAGCTGGACATCCAGAGAATCAACAGACTCTACCACTGTG CCGAGCGGATGAGAGGGTGA
- the LOC131991423 gene encoding helicase SRCAP-like isoform X12, giving the protein MWLLVLICTLTAVDGVPVHLTEETTGHATDNVTVTSMLDAPKPDTAAVGAVPLNDTQTMTAAAGNATVQSMLDAPKPDTAEGNATVTSMLDAPKPDTAEVGAVPLNDTQNMTPAAGNATVQSMLDAPKPDTAEVSAVPLNDTQNMTPAAGNTTVQSMLDAPKPDTAQVGAVPLNDTVRTPAAGNVTVQSMLDAPKPDPAEVSVVPLNDTVRTPAAGNATVQSMLDAPKPDTAEVSAIPLNDTQNMSAAAGNATVQSMLDAPKPDTAQVGAVPLNDTQNMTPAAGNATVQSMLDAPKPDTAEVSAVPLNDTQTRTPAAGNATVTSMLDAPKPDTAAVGAIPFNDTQNMSPAAGNATVQSMLDAPKPDTAEVSAVPLNDTQNMTPAAGNATVPSMLDAPKPDTAKVSAVPLNDTQNMSPAAGNATVQSMLDAPKPDPAEVGAIPLNDTQTMTPAAGNATVQSMLDAPKPDTAEVGAIPLNDTQNMSPAAGNATVQSMLDAPKPDTAQVGAVPLNDTQNMSPAAGNATVQSMLDAPKPDTAEVGVVPLNDTHNVTSAAAGTAMLKPQTAEAETLEELQDDMIVQEGDILMPEDRNAVETLWADATVPYSIGYELADQEFNILSAFRMISDFTCIRFVPHTTELNYLQFVPRKGCASFVGCRGGAQKLYYSHTCSVGNLAHELIHALGLHHEHTRQDRDQFISVKWNNIIPKRKNNFKVQHGNTLNLPYDLDSITHYGPYFFSVDGSETMVSKYSGAHIGQRTHLSQLDIQRINRLYHCAERMRG; this is encoded by the exons ATGTGGCTTCTGGTCCTCATCTGCACCCTGACAG CTGTTGATGGTGTCCCAGTACATCTGACTGAGGAGACTACTGGTCATGCAACAG ataatgtTACAGTCACTTCTATGCTTGATGCACCGAAGCCAGACACTGCAGCAG TTGGTGCCGTTCCTTTAAATGATACCCAGACCATGACTGCTGCAGCAG GTAATGCTACAGTCCAGTCTATGCTTGATGCACCAAAGCCAGACACTGCAGAAG GTAATGCTACAGTCACTTCTATGCTTGACGCACCGAAGCCAGACACTGCAGAAG TTGGTGCCGTTCCTTTAAATGACACCCAGAACATGACTCCTGCAGCAG GTAATGCTACAGTCCAGTCGATGCTTGATGCACCAAAGCCAGACACTGCAGAAG TTAGTGCCGTTCCTTTAAATGACACCCAGAACATGACTCCTGCAGCAG GTAATACTACAGTCCAGTCTATGCTTGATGCACCGAAGCCAGACACTGCACAAG TTGGTGCCGTTCCTTTAAATGACACTGTGAGGACTCCTGCAGCAG GTAATGTTACAGTCCAGTCTATGCTTGATGCACCGAAGCCAGACCCTGCAGAAG TTAGTGTCGTTCCTTTAAATGACACTGTGAGGACTCCTGCAGCAG GTAATGCTACAGTCCAGTCGATGCTTGATGCACCAAAGCCAGACACTGCAGAAG TTAGTGCCATTCCTTTAAATGACACCCAGAACATGAGTGCTGCAGCAG GTAATGCTACAGTCCAGTCTATGCTTGATGCACCGAAGCCAGACACTGCACAAG TTGGTGCCGTTCCTTTAAATGACACCCAGAACATGACTCCTGCAGCAG GTAATGCTACAGTCCAGTCTATGCTTGATGCACCAAAGCCAGACACTGCAGAAG TTAGTGCTGTTCCTTTAAATGACACCCAGACCAGGACTCCTGCAGCAG GTAACGCTACAGTCACTTCTATGCTTGATGCACCGAAGCCAGACACTGCAGCAG tTGGTGCCATTCCCTTTAATGACACCCAGAACATGAGTCCTGCAGCAG GTAATGCTACAGTCCAGTCTATGCTTGATGCACCGAAACCAGACACTGCAGAAG TTAGTGCCGTTCCTTTAAATGACACCCAGAACATGACTCCTGCAGCAG GTAATGCTACAGTCCCGTCGATGCTTGATGCACCAAAACCAGACACTGCAAAAG TTAGTGCCGTTCCTTTAAATGACACCCAGAACATGAGTCCTGCAGCAG GTAATGCTACAGTCCAGTCTATGCTTGATGCACCGAAGCCAGACCCTGCAGAAG TTGGTGCCATTCCCTTAAATGATACCCAGACCATGACTCCTGCAGCAG GTAATGCTACAGTCCAGTCTATGCTTGATGCACCAAAGCCAGACACTGCAGAAG TTGGTGCCATTCCTTTAAATGACACCCAGAACATGAGTCCTGCAGCAG GTAATGCTACAGTCCAGTCGATGCTTGATGCACCAAAGCCAGACACTGCACAAG TTGGTGCCGTTCCTTTAAATGATACCCAGAACATGAGTCCTGCAGCAG GTAATGCTACAGTCCAGTCTATGCTTGATGCACCGAAACCAGACACTGCAGAAG TTGGTGTCGTCCCTTTGAATGACACCCACAATGTGACGAGTGCTGCAGCAG GAACTGCAATGCTTAAGCCCCAGACAGCCGAGGCAGAAACACTAGAAG AGCTTCAAGATGACATGATTGTCCAAGAGGGAGACATTTTGATGCCG GAGGACAGGAACGCTGTGGAGACGCTGTGGGCCGACGCCACCGTCCCGTACTCCATCGGCTACGAGCtgg CGGATCAGGAGTTTAACATCCTCAGTGCCTTCAGGATGATCTCAGACTTCACCTGCATTCGCTTCGTACCGCACACCACAGAGCTCAACTACCTGCAGTTTGTCCCCAGAAAAGG CTGTGCGTCCTTTGTTGGTTGTCGAGGAGGAGCTCAGAAGTTGTACTACTCCCACACGTGTAGCGTTGGGAACCTTGCCCACGAGCTGATCCACGCTCTGGGGCTGCACCACGAACACACCCGGCAGGACAGAGACCAGTTCATCAGTGTGAAGTGGAACAACATCATACCAA agagaaaaaataacttcAAGGTGCAGCATGGAAACACTCTGAACCTGCCGTACGACCTCGACTCCATCACACACTACGGACC GTATTTCTTCAGTGTGGATGGCAGTGAGACGATGGTGTCTAAGTACAGCGGAGCTCACATCGGTCAGAGGACACACCTGAGCCAGCTGGACATCCAGAGAATCAACAGACTCTACCACTGTG CCGAGCGGATGAGAGGGTGA